From one Mustela nigripes isolate SB6536 chromosome 16, MUSNIG.SB6536, whole genome shotgun sequence genomic stretch:
- the HIGD1B gene encoding HIG1 domain family member 1B, translating into MSANKGWWAPPEGEDSVSQKFLRKTRESPLVPVGLGCCLAVAAYRIYRLKARGSTKMSIHLIHTRVAAQACAVGAVMLGAVYTMYRDYIKRSAQDPGEK; encoded by the exons ATGTCTGCAAACAAAGGCTGGTGGGCACCACCTGAGGGCGAAGACAGTGTGTCTCAGAAGTTCCTGAGGAAGACCAGGGAGTCTCCGCTGGTGCCTGTCG GCTTAGGATGCTGCCTGGCAGTGGCAGCCTACCGGATTTATCGGCTGAAGGCACGTGGTTCCACCAAGATGTCCATACACCTGATTCACACCCGCGTGGCAGCGCAGGCCTGTGCCGTGGGTGCGGTCATGCTAG GTGCTGTGTACACGATGTACAGAGACTACATCAAGAGATCAGCACAGGACCCCGGGGAGAAGTAG